The proteins below come from a single Gemmatimonadaceae bacterium genomic window:
- a CDS encoding putative sulfate exporter family transporter — MPEPSRLPLVTRVTRLLPGLALTVGLAAAGGVLSAWLHPIVGRAAPDAIVLALVGGIALRAVREPGTVFEPGVLFSAREVLEWAIVLLGLSTDLRAFASTGAPLLAGIVGTVVVALAGGFLVGRAVGLSHAHALLVASGNAICGNSAIVAVAAVNGATREEVASSIAYTAVFGVAVVLALPLLSPLLQLTDLQYGIVTGLSVYAVPQVLAAAYPVSVAAGQTGMLVKLARVLLLGPVVLGVAMWERRRGLRTSAAAGGATYLPWFVVGFVLAAVVQTTGVVPAGLTAVAKSVSHWATIVSMAALGLAVDVRAIRRVGGRVAIAVTASLVMLLVLSIGLAVAVAPHART; from the coding sequence ATGCCTGAGCCCAGTCGTCTTCCACTCGTGACGCGCGTCACGCGACTCCTCCCCGGCCTCGCGCTCACCGTCGGGTTGGCGGCGGCGGGCGGGGTGCTGTCGGCGTGGCTGCATCCGATCGTTGGGCGCGCGGCGCCGGACGCGATCGTCCTCGCGCTGGTGGGCGGCATCGCGCTGCGTGCGGTGCGGGAGCCAGGTACGGTGTTCGAGCCAGGTGTTCTCTTCAGCGCCAGGGAGGTGCTGGAGTGGGCCATCGTCCTGCTGGGGCTCTCCACCGACCTGCGCGCCTTCGCCAGCACGGGGGCGCCGCTGCTGGCGGGGATCGTCGGGACCGTCGTCGTGGCGCTGGCGGGCGGGTTCCTGGTGGGACGCGCGGTGGGGCTCTCGCACGCGCATGCGCTGCTCGTCGCCAGCGGCAACGCGATCTGCGGCAACTCGGCGATCGTCGCCGTGGCCGCCGTGAACGGCGCCACGCGGGAGGAAGTGGCCTCGTCCATCGCGTACACCGCGGTGTTCGGGGTGGCGGTCGTGCTGGCGTTGCCGCTGCTGTCGCCGCTCTTGCAGCTGACCGACCTGCAGTATGGGATCGTGACCGGCCTGTCCGTCTACGCCGTGCCGCAGGTGCTGGCCGCGGCGTATCCCGTGAGCGTGGCGGCGGGACAGACGGGGATGCTCGTGAAGCTTGCGCGCGTGCTCCTGCTGGGCCCCGTGGTCCTCGGTGTCGCCATGTGGGAGCGACGTCGCGGGCTGCGCACGAGTGCAGCGGCGGGGGGCGCCACGTACCTCCCGTGGTTTGTCGTCGGCTTCGTGCTGGCGGCGGTGGTGCAGACCACTGGCGTGGTGCCGGCCGGGCTGACCGCTGTGGCCAAGTCGGTCTCGCATTGGGCGACGATCGTCTCGATGGCGGCGCTGGGGCTGGCCGTCGATGTCCGCGCCATTCGCCGCGTGGGTGGTCGCGTCGCGATCGCCGTCACGGCGTCGCTGGTGATGCTGCTCGTGCTCAGCATCGGGCTCGCGGTGGCGGTCGCGCCCCACGCGCGGACGTAG
- a CDS encoding RagB/SusD family nutrient uptake outer membrane protein — MRTRHTTALRRMTVAALVGAATLLGACQEVTVPNFNAPNVDGLLNNPDAGTVNTAVIGLLVGARGGVGTFSQTLGIFGREMYNLDQAEPRNFLAFLVEPLTPGGFGVDLGWTNTYRQVLQAETILGAVDKVANYSTAQKEGVKGFTKTFEAMAFMEQLRVRDTFGIVLTVDPTAKQLGDFVTKDAGYARAAALLDEAKTHLNAAGTSFAFTLTSGFTGFNTPATFLRFNRAIKARLEIDRGKWQDALTALDESFIATTPATAATLATGVYHVYSTASGDATNPMFDPSPRALVAHPSFLLDAQRRADNSPDLRTAKVAISTVTLTSQGVSSNQRLNLAATNAASVSVIRNEELILMRAEANANLGNRAAAIADLNVVRTVAGGLAALEPNYAGSLIDEVLYNRRYSLYGEYGNRWFDMRRYGRLAQLPKFLSTHRVYQIVPLPADECNQRSPQPKGCTQVSGI; from the coding sequence ATGCGCACACGACACACGACCGCCCTTCGGCGGATGACGGTGGCGGCGCTCGTCGGCGCGGCCACGCTGCTCGGTGCGTGCCAGGAAGTGACGGTTCCCAACTTCAATGCGCCCAACGTCGACGGCTTGCTCAACAACCCCGATGCCGGGACGGTGAACACCGCGGTGATCGGGCTCCTGGTGGGCGCGCGCGGCGGCGTCGGCACCTTCTCGCAGACGTTAGGCATCTTCGGGCGCGAGATGTACAACCTGGACCAGGCGGAGCCGCGCAACTTCCTCGCCTTCCTCGTCGAGCCGCTCACGCCGGGCGGCTTCGGCGTCGACCTGGGGTGGACCAATACCTACCGCCAGGTGCTACAGGCCGAGACGATCCTCGGCGCCGTGGACAAGGTGGCGAACTATTCCACCGCGCAGAAGGAAGGGGTGAAGGGATTCACCAAGACCTTCGAGGCGATGGCGTTCATGGAACAGCTGCGCGTGCGCGACACCTTCGGCATCGTCCTCACGGTCGACCCGACGGCGAAGCAGCTCGGCGATTTCGTGACGAAGGATGCGGGCTACGCCAGGGCCGCTGCCTTGCTGGACGAGGCGAAGACCCACCTGAACGCGGCGGGAACTTCCTTCGCCTTCACGCTCACGAGCGGCTTCACCGGCTTCAACACACCGGCCACCTTCCTCAGGTTCAACCGGGCCATCAAGGCGCGACTCGAGATCGACCGCGGGAAGTGGCAGGACGCGCTCACCGCACTCGACGAATCGTTCATCGCCACGACGCCGGCCACCGCGGCGACGCTGGCCACTGGCGTGTATCACGTGTACTCGACCGCCTCCGGCGATGCGACGAATCCGATGTTCGATCCGTCGCCGCGCGCGCTGGTGGCGCATCCGTCGTTCCTGCTCGATGCGCAGCGGCGTGCCGACAACTCGCCCGACCTGCGCACCGCGAAGGTCGCCATCAGCACCGTGACGCTGACCAGCCAGGGCGTGTCGTCCAACCAGCGACTGAACCTCGCGGCCACGAACGCGGCGTCGGTGTCGGTCATCCGCAACGAGGAGCTGATCCTCATGCGCGCCGAGGCGAACGCGAACCTCGGCAACCGCGCGGCGGCGATCGCCGACCTCAATGTGGTGCGCACCGTGGCCGGCGGGTTGGCGGCGCTCGAGCCGAACTACGCGGGGAGCCTGATCGACGAGGTGCTGTACAACCGTCGTTACTCGCTGTATGGCGAGTACGGCAATCGCTGGTTCGACATGCGGCGCTACGGGCGGCTGGCGCAGCTGCCGAAGTTCCTCTCGACGCACCGCGTCTACCAGATCGTGCCGCTCCCGGCCGACGAGTGCAACCAGCGCTCGCCGCAGCCCAAGGGGTGCACGCAGGTAAGCGGGATATGA
- a CDS encoding SusC/RagA family TonB-linked outer membrane protein — translation MRRLVLSAFASLALLAGTAAAQGGTRQITGTVIEEGSNAPIASAQIQVRGTTTGGLTREDGTFTLRVPAGDVTLVVRRLGYPPVTATVGASESTVRIVMRKDALKLDQVVITGQATGISRRNLPNSVASVSAEQVAKVSAPAIDQALQGKVAGAQISTSTGAPGGGNRVRIRGISSILGSAQPLYVIDGVITSDVSIGQGTNLVTRAAGSVISDVSQEAPVNRISDINPNDIESIDILKGSAAAAIYGSKASGGVIIITTKRGAAGRPQFNLRTGLGTAELAYRNGQRKFKSLADATTAFGPLAATYYDANRFIDYEELAYNAVQPENREASLSVSGGSQDTRYFASGNFRKEDGIVKRTYSQKSGIRLNLDQRLGDRVELQVGSEVLRTLGDRGLFGNDNAGNSIAYTLTKIPSFLDLRQNPDGSYPVNPFYNSNPLQTIDLIKNEEGVWRNISTARLTVDLFATNKQELRFVGFGGADVLNQKNVVYSPPVLQYEPLDGLPGTATVGYANNVQSNLNLNLVHVWRPIPRWSATTQLGTQYERRTFSESRSSGQNLLGGLEVVTAGTVRDLTENRVLTDDFGVFGQTELLYNDRLFLTFGGRADRSSNNGDIGKFYFFPKASASYRLPQLMPGKVDELKFRVAYGETGNQPLYGQKFTGLASSNIGGLGAFRIGTGVGSSEIRPERQRELEAGIDATLFKNRGTFEITGFQRNISDLLITRTLPPTSGYSSEISNGAEMKVWGAEVAASLVPIQRGSLTWNTRVNWGMNRSEITNLPVPAFLLGTFQVGAVRIEEGKSATQLIGNDTLPQSPRTLYPNGVLMGDGNPDWTGGWSNEVRWHRFSAFALLDRQQGGMLANGTWRHYDLGQNSRDFDDPGPGGQKLGNFRRSTYLVVTRIYYQDASYTKLREVTLGYDVPSAWVQRLWSRAQSARIQLSGRNLYWWTNFRGGDPEAQNFGAGNVPGSVQRNRELAAYPAARTYWLNFNVEF, via the coding sequence ATGCGACGACTCGTGTTGTCAGCGTTCGCGTCCCTTGCCCTGTTGGCCGGCACCGCGGCGGCGCAGGGCGGGACGCGACAGATCACAGGGACCGTGATCGAGGAAGGAAGCAACGCACCGATCGCGTCCGCGCAAATCCAGGTACGCGGAACGACCACGGGCGGACTCACGCGCGAAGACGGGACCTTCACGCTCCGCGTGCCCGCGGGTGATGTGACGCTGGTCGTGCGCCGGCTGGGATATCCGCCGGTGACCGCCACCGTTGGCGCCAGCGAGTCGACGGTTCGGATCGTCATGCGCAAGGACGCGCTCAAGCTCGACCAGGTGGTCATCACGGGCCAGGCCACGGGGATCTCGCGCCGCAACCTTCCCAACTCGGTCGCCTCCGTGAGCGCCGAGCAGGTGGCCAAGGTCTCCGCCCCCGCGATCGACCAGGCGCTGCAAGGCAAGGTCGCCGGCGCCCAGATCTCCACCAGCACCGGTGCACCTGGCGGCGGCAACCGCGTCCGCATCCGCGGCATCTCGTCGATCCTGGGGAGCGCGCAGCCGCTCTACGTCATCGACGGCGTGATCACCTCCGACGTGTCGATCGGGCAGGGGACCAACCTCGTCACGCGGGCCGCCGGTTCGGTGATCTCCGACGTCTCGCAGGAAGCGCCCGTCAACCGCATCTCCGACATCAATCCCAACGACATCGAGTCGATCGATATCCTCAAGGGATCGGCGGCGGCCGCGATCTACGGCTCCAAGGCGTCGGGTGGCGTCATCATCATCACGACCAAACGCGGCGCTGCCGGCCGCCCGCAGTTCAACCTGCGCACCGGACTCGGCACGGCCGAACTCGCCTATCGCAACGGGCAGCGCAAGTTCAAGTCGCTCGCCGATGCAACCACAGCCTTCGGCCCGCTGGCCGCGACGTATTACGACGCCAACCGCTTCATCGACTATGAAGAGCTGGCCTACAACGCCGTTCAGCCGGAGAACCGCGAAGCGTCGCTCTCCGTGAGCGGTGGCTCCCAGGACACGCGCTACTTCGCCTCCGGCAACTTCCGCAAGGAAGACGGGATCGTGAAGCGCACCTACTCGCAGAAGTCGGGTATCCGGCTCAACCTGGACCAGCGCCTCGGCGATCGCGTCGAGCTGCAGGTGGGGAGCGAGGTGCTGCGCACGCTGGGTGACCGCGGGCTGTTCGGCAACGACAACGCGGGCAACTCGATCGCGTACACGCTCACCAAGATCCCGTCGTTCCTCGACCTGCGACAGAACCCGGACGGTTCGTACCCCGTCAATCCGTTCTACAACTCCAACCCGCTGCAGACGATCGACCTGATCAAGAACGAGGAAGGGGTGTGGCGGAACATCTCCACGGCGCGCCTCACGGTCGACCTGTTCGCGACCAACAAGCAGGAGCTGCGCTTCGTTGGCTTTGGCGGCGCCGATGTGCTCAACCAGAAGAACGTCGTGTACTCGCCGCCGGTGCTGCAGTACGAGCCGCTCGACGGGCTCCCGGGAACCGCGACCGTCGGCTACGCCAACAACGTGCAGTCGAACCTGAACCTGAACCTCGTGCATGTCTGGCGCCCCATCCCGCGCTGGTCGGCGACGACGCAGCTGGGAACGCAGTACGAACGCCGCACCTTCAGCGAATCGCGGTCGTCGGGGCAGAACCTCCTGGGCGGCCTCGAGGTCGTGACGGCGGGGACGGTGCGCGACCTCACGGAGAACCGCGTCCTCACCGACGACTTCGGCGTCTTTGGCCAGACCGAACTCCTGTACAACGATCGCCTCTTCCTCACCTTCGGCGGTCGCGCCGATCGCAGTTCCAACAACGGCGACATCGGGAAGTTCTACTTCTTCCCCAAGGCCTCGGCGTCGTACCGGCTGCCGCAGCTCATGCCGGGCAAGGTCGATGAACTCAAGTTCCGCGTGGCCTATGGCGAGACCGGCAACCAGCCGCTCTATGGACAGAAGTTCACCGGGCTTGCGTCGTCCAACATTGGCGGGCTGGGGGCGTTCCGCATCGGGACCGGCGTTGGTTCGTCGGAGATTCGCCCCGAGCGGCAGCGCGAACTCGAAGCCGGCATCGACGCCACGCTCTTCAAGAACCGCGGGACGTTCGAGATCACCGGCTTCCAGCGCAACATCTCGGACCTTCTCATCACGCGCACGCTCCCGCCCACGTCGGGGTACTCGTCGGAAATCTCCAACGGTGCGGAGATGAAGGTGTGGGGGGCCGAAGTGGCGGCGTCGCTGGTCCCGATCCAGCGCGGCTCGCTGACGTGGAACACGCGCGTCAACTGGGGGATGAACCGCAGCGAGATCACCAACCTCCCGGTGCCGGCCTTCTTGTTAGGCACCTTCCAGGTGGGGGCGGTGCGCATCGAGGAGGGGAAGTCGGCCACGCAGCTCATCGGCAACGACACGCTCCCGCAGTCGCCACGCACGCTGTACCCCAACGGCGTCCTGATGGGCGACGGCAATCCCGACTGGACCGGCGGCTGGTCGAACGAGGTGCGCTGGCATCGCTTCTCCGCCTTCGCGCTCCTCGACCGCCAGCAAGGAGGAATGCTCGCCAACGGGACGTGGCGTCACTACGACCTGGGGCAGAACTCGCGCGACTTCGACGATCCGGGACCCGGGGGGCAGAAGCTGGGCAACTTCCGGCGGAGCACGTACCTGGTCGTGACGCGCATCTACTACCAGGATGCTTCGTACACCAAGCTTCGCGAGGTCACGTTAGGCTACGATGTTCCGTCGGCCTGGGTGCAGCGCCTGTGGAGCCGCGCCCAGAGCGCGCGCATTCAGCTATCCGGGCGCAACCTGTACTGGTGGACCAACTTCCGCGGCGGTGACCCGGAGGCGCAGAACTTCGGCGCCGGCAACGTCCCCGGGTCGGTCCAGCGCAATCGCGAGCTGGCCGCCTACCCGGCCGCCCGCACGTACTGGCTCAACTTCAACGTGGAGTTCTGA
- a CDS encoding CocE/NonD family hydrolase, whose protein sequence is MPGSDNCGRVLHHTRRARSAIVGALALLAAPALAQRPAPDAAAVAEVRAKYSKRELYLTMRDGTRLYTNIYAPRDTTRSYPVLLMRTPYSIAPYGADAFPAILGPWKAFQDDGYIFVNQDVRGRYMSEGYFQFMTPHLDNKRGPKDVDESTDTYDTIDWIVKNIRGNNGRVGTWGNSAPGFFVASGMIDAHPAHKAAYPSAPMIDWWLGDDRHHNGVFTQAQTINFLASFDQPRSGPTTSYPARPDPGTQDGYAFHMSQGPLSNYSAGFYQGRVAFYDSISAHPDYDAYWQRRAIWKHVKDIKPRVLVVGGWYDAEDRFGPIRLKRSLDSLSATTTATFVMGPWSHGAWNRVDGDTFGPLGFGSRTGQFFRDSIGFPFFSCALKDRCSVTLPRVAVFNTGANAWRTYAQWPPSEAQRVSFYLRENGTLAREKARGAGGADRYVSDPMKPVPYTQALSFGYWREYPTEDQRFASRRPDVLTYVTEPLEKDLTVAGPVEVTLHVASTGTDADFIVKVIDVYPMSAPSQHASGPRMDAYEQLVHGNVFRARWRRTFERPQPLVANRPDSIRYSLEDVMHTFRKGHRMMVQVQSTWFPLVDRNPQTYVPNIYKAVAKDFTTSTLTVYRTAARASGITVREMR, encoded by the coding sequence GTGCCCGGTTCCGACAATTGCGGACGCGTGTTGCACCACACCCGTCGCGCGCGCTCGGCCATTGTTGGCGCGCTCGCGTTGCTTGCTGCGCCGGCGCTCGCGCAGCGCCCTGCGCCCGATGCGGCCGCGGTGGCCGAGGTGCGTGCGAAGTACAGCAAGCGCGAGTTGTACCTCACCATGCGCGACGGGACGCGCCTCTACACCAACATCTACGCCCCGCGCGACACGACGCGCTCGTATCCGGTGCTGCTCATGCGCACGCCGTACAGCATCGCGCCGTATGGCGCCGATGCCTTTCCGGCGATCCTGGGTCCGTGGAAGGCGTTCCAGGATGACGGCTACATCTTCGTGAACCAGGATGTGCGCGGGCGCTACATGTCCGAGGGATACTTCCAGTTCATGACGCCGCACCTCGACAACAAGCGCGGCCCCAAGGATGTCGACGAGTCCACCGACACGTACGACACCATCGACTGGATCGTGAAGAACATTCGAGGGAACAACGGGCGTGTGGGGACGTGGGGGAACTCGGCGCCGGGGTTCTTCGTGGCGTCGGGGATGATCGATGCGCACCCGGCGCACAAGGCGGCCTACCCCTCGGCGCCGATGATCGACTGGTGGTTAGGCGACGACCGCCATCACAATGGTGTCTTCACGCAGGCGCAGACGATCAACTTCCTCGCGTCGTTCGACCAACCGAGGAGTGGACCGACCACGTCGTATCCGGCGCGCCCCGATCCGGGGACGCAGGATGGCTACGCCTTCCACATGTCGCAGGGACCGCTGTCGAACTACAGCGCCGGGTTCTACCAGGGGAGGGTGGCGTTCTACGACTCGATCAGCGCGCATCCCGACTACGACGCGTACTGGCAGCGCCGCGCGATCTGGAAGCACGTGAAGGACATCAAGCCGCGGGTCCTGGTGGTGGGCGGGTGGTACGATGCCGAGGACCGATTCGGCCCCATTCGTCTCAAGCGATCGCTCGATTCGCTGAGCGCGACGACCACCGCGACGTTCGTGATGGGGCCGTGGTCGCACGGGGCGTGGAATCGCGTCGACGGCGACACCTTTGGCCCGTTAGGCTTCGGGAGTCGCACGGGGCAGTTCTTCCGCGACTCGATCGGCTTTCCATTCTTCAGTTGCGCGCTGAAGGACCGGTGCAGTGTGACGCTTCCCAGGGTTGCGGTGTTCAACACCGGGGCGAACGCGTGGCGCACCTACGCGCAGTGGCCGCCGAGTGAGGCGCAGCGGGTGTCGTTCTACCTGCGGGAGAACGGGACGCTCGCGCGCGAGAAGGCGCGCGGGGCCGGTGGTGCGGACCGCTATGTGTCCGATCCGATGAAGCCGGTGCCCTATACGCAGGCGCTCTCCTTTGGCTACTGGCGCGAGTACCCAACGGAGGACCAGCGCTTTGCCTCGCGCCGCCCCGATGTCCTCACGTACGTGACGGAGCCGCTGGAGAAGGACCTCACGGTGGCCGGCCCGGTGGAGGTGACGCTACATGTGGCGAGCACGGGGACCGACGCCGACTTCATCGTGAAGGTCATCGACGTCTATCCGATGAGTGCTCCGTCCCAGCACGCCAGCGGTCCGCGCATGGACGCCTATGAACAGTTGGTCCACGGCAACGTGTTTCGCGCGCGCTGGCGCCGCACCTTTGAGCGACCGCAACCGCTGGTGGCCAATCGCCCCGACTCGATCCGGTACTCGCTCGAGGATGTGATGCACACGTTCAGGAAGGGGCACCGGATGATGGTGCAGGTGCAGAGCACGTGGTTCCCGCTCGTCGATCGCAATCCGCAGACGTACGTCCCCAACATCTACAAGGCCGTGGCGAAGGACTTCACGACGTCGACGCTCACTGTCTATCGCACGGCGGCGCGCGCGTCGGGGATCACGGTGCGGGAGATGCGGTAG
- a CDS encoding Ig-like domain-containing protein: protein MATALATPAHAQYAQGVVKVVAEPARLTLKAGETVALKVTALDKDGKEVPDAMVRVGGPRGAVQYADGKLTALKAGSFTVVASAFLGRGIEAITLEIPVIVSWPALTKIDITSESGRLYTGTMLAHTARGAHADGSARSGLAVTWRSSDASVASVDRFGNVTGLKPGAVTISAESEGVVARKAYTVAASPVARIEATIKETSVNTGDVVHLQATARRANGEAVTDAKIDWSYLYTPDDTTVAPGGPGMIDKAPDGTPLFAANAPGRFTLVAQSGTAVSRTVLDVKPRDVRRRITVTGRGVVNTTATSDLWPWTGKDGRDYCLVGTWGGDGYALVFDITDLNNIIKTDSVKVDARTINDVTVSPDGRYGVLTREGASNRVNGVVILDLANPAHPKIASTFDKELTGGVHNAFATNDYLFAISGGEKYVIIDVRDIYSPKYVSEYKHPGARIHDLWVRDGIAYSAQGGAGTVIVDVGNGKWGGTIEKPKLINVFPINSGHEIYPYYQKSTGKTYLFIGDEEMNRAGRVWEGTNYFASLGQSGGIAQTSGGYVHIVDATDPMNMKKVGRYHLEDYGAHDIIVENDVLYQAYYDGGVRVVDVSGELLGNLANQNREIAVFKSFDPKGLTSNASFVMNAMPWKGRVLFTDFNSGLWAAKLEPKPVPTP, encoded by the coding sequence ATGGCCACGGCGCTCGCGACCCCGGCCCATGCGCAGTACGCGCAGGGGGTGGTGAAGGTCGTGGCCGAGCCGGCGCGCCTCACGCTGAAGGCGGGCGAGACCGTCGCGCTCAAGGTCACGGCGCTGGACAAGGATGGCAAGGAAGTGCCGGACGCGATGGTGCGCGTGGGCGGACCGCGAGGCGCCGTGCAGTACGCCGACGGCAAGCTCACCGCGCTCAAGGCGGGGTCGTTCACCGTCGTGGCGTCGGCGTTCCTGGGGCGTGGGATCGAGGCGATCACGCTGGAGATTCCGGTGATCGTGTCGTGGCCGGCGCTCACGAAGATCGACATCACGTCGGAGAGCGGCCGGCTGTACACGGGGACGATGCTGGCGCACACGGCGCGGGGGGCGCACGCCGATGGGAGTGCGCGCTCGGGGCTCGCGGTCACCTGGCGCTCGTCCGACGCGTCGGTGGCATCGGTGGATCGCTTCGGGAACGTGACCGGGCTCAAGCCGGGCGCGGTGACGATTTCCGCCGAGTCTGAAGGGGTGGTGGCGCGCAAGGCGTACACCGTGGCAGCGAGCCCGGTGGCGCGCATCGAGGCGACCATCAAGGAGACGAGCGTCAACACCGGGGACGTGGTGCACCTCCAGGCCACGGCGCGGCGCGCCAATGGCGAGGCGGTGACCGACGCCAAGATCGACTGGAGCTACCTGTATACGCCGGACGACACCACGGTTGCGCCTGGCGGCCCGGGGATGATCGACAAGGCGCCGGACGGCACGCCGTTGTTTGCCGCGAATGCGCCCGGGCGCTTCACGCTCGTGGCGCAGTCGGGGACGGCGGTGAGTCGCACCGTGCTCGACGTGAAGCCGCGCGACGTGCGGAGGCGGATCACCGTGACCGGGCGCGGCGTGGTGAACACCACGGCCACGTCGGACCTGTGGCCGTGGACGGGAAAGGACGGGCGCGACTACTGCCTGGTGGGGACGTGGGGGGGCGACGGCTACGCCCTCGTCTTCGACATCACCGATCTCAACAACATCATCAAGACCGATTCGGTCAAGGTCGATGCGCGCACGATCAACGACGTGACCGTGTCGCCCGACGGGCGCTACGGCGTGTTGACGCGCGAGGGGGCGTCCAACCGCGTGAACGGCGTGGTGATCCTCGACCTTGCCAACCCGGCGCACCCGAAGATCGCCTCGACGTTCGACAAGGAACTCACCGGCGGCGTGCACAACGCCTTTGCCACCAACGACTATCTGTTCGCGATTTCCGGCGGCGAGAAGTACGTCATCATCGACGTGCGCGACATCTATAGCCCCAAGTACGTGAGCGAGTACAAGCATCCCGGCGCGCGCATCCACGACCTGTGGGTGCGCGACGGGATCGCCTACTCGGCGCAGGGCGGGGCGGGGACCGTCATCGTCGACGTGGGAAACGGGAAGTGGGGCGGGACCATCGAGAAGCCGAAGCTCATCAACGTCTTCCCGATCAACTCCGGGCACGAGATCTATCCGTACTACCAGAAGAGCACGGGGAAGACCTACCTCTTCATCGGCGACGAGGAGATGAACCGCGCCGGGCGCGTGTGGGAGGGAACCAACTACTTCGCGTCGTTAGGGCAGTCGGGGGGCATTGCACAGACCTCGGGCGGCTACGTGCACATTGTCGACGCCACCGACCCGATGAACATGAAGAAGGTGGGGCGCTACCACCTCGAGGACTACGGCGCGCACGACATCATCGTGGAGAACGACGTGCTGTACCAGGCGTACTATGACGGCGGCGTGCGCGTGGTCGACGTGTCGGGCGAGTTGTTAGGCAACCTGGCAAACCAGAACCGCGAGATTGCCGTCTTCAAGTCATTCGATCCCAAGGGGCTGACGTCGAACGCGTCGTTCGTGATGAACGCGATGCCGTGGAAGGGGCGCGTCCTGTTCACGGACTTCAACTCGGGATTGTGGGCGGCGAAGCTGGAGCCGAAGCCTGTGCCTACGCCTTAG
- a CDS encoding FHA domain-containing protein, protein MPVELRAVEFDEAANDDRSRVLRMHVAGDRRETASRDERSAVTLRLERPQDGTLQFLPGRLEIIEGRDVGQEVKFVRTSGPDGTTVTFGRAEGAQYRHVQLHEPTVSRMHAKLVLDGKSWSLVNLSATNPVIVNGMALAGEGSSVVLREGDRIEMGEVVFRFRSK, encoded by the coding sequence GTGCCTGTTGAGCTGCGGGCCGTAGAGTTCGACGAGGCGGCCAACGACGACCGCTCCCGCGTCCTTCGCATGCACGTGGCCGGTGACCGGCGCGAAACCGCATCGCGCGATGAACGGAGCGCGGTGACGCTGCGCCTCGAACGCCCGCAGGATGGCACGCTGCAGTTCCTCCCTGGTCGCCTGGAGATCATCGAGGGGCGCGACGTCGGGCAGGAAGTGAAGTTCGTCCGGACCTCGGGCCCCGATGGCACCACGGTCACCTTCGGGCGCGCCGAAGGGGCCCAGTACCGGCACGTGCAGCTGCACGAGCCCACCGTCTCGCGCATGCACGCGAAGCTCGTCCTGGACGGCAAGAGCTGGTCGCTCGTGAACCTTTCGGCCACCAACCCGGTCATCGTGAACGGGATGGCGCTGGCCGGCGAGGGCTCCTCGGTGGTGCTGCGCGAGGGCGACCGCATCGAGATGGGAGAGGTCGTCTTCCGCTTCCGCTCCAAGTAG
- a CDS encoding FHA domain-containing protein, with translation MMRVSFLSLSVILSSLGLACALIVVGVWFARRKRDTELREHAKPLLIMPTLPPTEEPRLPPPVRDVQPMRTSPVTALAVAQRLTPEDYHVVSDSPEQALVTMTTGETVLTGAIAEMIQGTALRFHRPADASRALLPGHLQVVDGSDAGLDVRFVRLNGEPPVISFGRSEGPPFRHVQLLDPTVSRTHARMEFDVDGWSLTNLSRTNPVLVNGSALTDEVPVRLQDGDRIEMGALTFRYHWR, from the coding sequence ATGATGCGCGTCAGCTTCCTCAGTCTTTCGGTGATCCTGTCGTCGCTTGGCCTGGCCTGCGCCCTGATCGTGGTGGGGGTCTGGTTCGCCAGGCGCAAGCGCGACACGGAGCTGCGGGAACACGCGAAGCCGCTCCTCATCATGCCCACCTTGCCGCCCACCGAGGAACCGCGTCTCCCGCCCCCCGTGCGCGACGTCCAGCCCATGCGAACCTCGCCGGTGACGGCCCTCGCCGTCGCGCAGCGCCTCACGCCCGAGGACTACCACGTCGTCAGCGACTCGCCGGAGCAGGCGCTGGTGACCATGACGACGGGTGAGACGGTGCTGACGGGGGCCATCGCCGAGATGATCCAGGGGACGGCGCTGCGCTTCCACCGTCCCGCCGATGCTTCGCGGGCGCTGCTGCCGGGGCACCTGCAGGTCGTCGACGGCTCCGACGCCGGGCTGGACGTGCGCTTCGTGCGCCTCAACGGCGAGCCCCCCGTGATCAGCTTCGGGCGCAGCGAGGGACCGCCGTTCCGCCACGTGCAACTGCTCGACCCCACCGTCAGCCGCACGCACGCCCGCATGGAGTTCGACGTCGACGGCTGGTCGCTGACGAACCTCTCGCGGACCAATCCCGTGCTGGTGAACGGCAGTGCCCTGACCGACGAGGTCCCCGTGCGCCTGCAGGATGGGGATCGGATCGAGATGGGAGCGTTGACCTTCCGGTATCACTGGCGATGA